From Carassius gibelio isolate Cgi1373 ecotype wild population from Czech Republic chromosome B23, carGib1.2-hapl.c, whole genome shotgun sequence, the proteins below share one genomic window:
- the si:ch211-220i18.4 gene encoding SRSF protein kinase 3 has protein sequence MSIYKQLQTSDEIMQTNTKHMICTKSSDAVMDSKLKTLRSYTHLEPDYTEEHEDPRDYCYGGYHPVQVGDVFNKRYKVLSKLGWGYFSTVWLCIDLRSGRHVAVKVLKSGAGFTQAGQDELTLLRCASGPTARDPLKDRIVQLLDEFKIAGVNGIHICLVLELLGPDLRCWQVCFGNPGLSLTCVKHVITQVLEGLAYLHSHCKIIHTDIKPENILLCVTPQSSSHPPGDATQTYSTAIKTTLLQDPEAPGNLDNITVKIADLGSSCWVYKHFCQEIQTRQYRSLEVLLGSEYGPPADIWSVACLAFELATGDSLFEPKAGPNFSLEEDHLAHIIELLGKIPVSVALSGKYSHQYFNRKGDLRRIAVLRPWGLYEVLVEKYHLLLREASVFSDFLLQMLDFLPERRATAAQCLKHPWLKL, from the exons ATGAGCATCTATAAGCAGCTCCAGACCTCTGATGAAatcatgcaaacaaacacaaagcacATGATCTGCACCAAATC GTCTGATGCGGTTATGGACTCTAAGCTGAAAACACTTAGGAGCTACACACATCTTGAACCTGATTACACAGAGGAACATGAAGATCCAAGAGACTACTGCTACG GTGGGTATCACCCAGTCCAGGTGGGAGATGTGTTTAATAAGAGATACAAGGTTCTGTCAAAGCTGGGTTGGGGTTATTTCTCTACTGTATGGCTCTGCATTGACCTCAG GTCAGGCAGGCATGTGGCAGTGAAAGTGTTGAAAAGCGGAGCTGGATTCACTCAAGCTGGACAAGATGAACTGACTTTACTGCGATGT GCCAGTGGTCCCACAGCCCGCGACCCTCTAAAAGACCGTATAGTGCAGTTACTGGATGAGTTTAAGATAGCTGGTGTGAACGGCATTC ATATCTGTCTGGTGTTGGAGCTGCTGGGGCCGGACTTGCGCTGTTGGCAAGTGTGTTTTGGGAATCCAGGCCTTTCTCTCACCTGTGTCAAACACGTCATCACTCAG GTGCTTGAAGGTCTGGCGTATCTTCACAGTCACTGCAAGATCATTCACACAGACATCAAGCCGGAGAACATCCTGCTGTGTGTCACGCCGCAGTCCTCGTCTCATCCTCCGGGGGACGCGACACAAACTTACTCTACAGCCATTAAAACCACACTCCTCCAGGATCCTG AAGCACCTGGAAACTTGGATAATATCACGGTGAAGATTGCGGACCTTGGCAGCTCGTGTTGGGTG TACAAACACTTTTGTCAAGAGATCCAGACCAGACAGTATCGCTCTCTGGAGGTCCTCCTGGGCTCTGAATACGGTCCTCCGGCTGACATCTGGAGTGTGGCCTGTCTG GCATTTGAGCTTGCTACTGGAGATTCCCTATTTGAACCAAAAGCAGGGCCGAATTTCTCCTTAGAGGAAG ACCACCTGGCTCATATTATTGAGCTCCTGGGTAAGATCCCAGTGTCTGTGGCTCTGTCTGGGAAATATTCCCATCAGTATTTCAACCGTAAGG GTGACCTGCGGAGAATAGCTGTGCTCCGTCCGTGGGGGCTGTATGAAGTGCTGGTAGAGAAATATCACCTTCTCCTCAGAGAGGCATCAGTTTTCTCTGATTTCCTGTTACAGATGTTGGACTTCCTGCCAGAGCGGAGGGCAACCGCAGCCCAGTGTCTCAAACATCCCTGGCTAAAGCTGTAA